The sequence CTTCCCCCATGCGTATAAACCCTATCCGAGAGCGCCTCAGCCTCCTCCATGTAATGGGTGGTTAATAATATGGATCTCCCGCTCCCCTTAAGGCTTCTCAGTAATTCCCATAACTCCCTTCTAGCCACAGGATCAAGCCCCGTCGTAGGTTCATCGAGAACCATAACATCAGGCGAGTGAACCATGGCCATCGCGATAAGCGTTCGCCTCTTCAACCCACCCGATAAATCCATGACGTACTTATCCCTATACCCCAGCAGTCCAAGGCGATTAATGGTATCTTCAGCCTTCTCCCGAGCCTCATTCCTGGAGAGTCCCCTTATCCTAGCCGCGTAATACACATTATCAAAAACCGATAAGTCATAATACGGCTCTGCCTCCTGGGGAGTAACTCCCATCCTCCTCCTCACTTGTCTATTACATGGGTCCTCATTAAGAACCTTAACTGACCCGCTCTGCGGCTTAAGCTCACAGTAGAGGTGCCTAACTAGCGTTGTTTTGCCGGCGCCATTAGGACCAAGGAGGGAAACCAATTCCCCCTCCTGACCTCAAGGCTAACGCCATCAAGCGCCAATACATTACCAAAACTTCTTCTTAATCCCACTACTTCTATCGCTAAATCCATTATACATCGCTCATAATATATTATTTAAACTTAATCCGAGTTCAAGAAAGGGACCTCATGGAGCCCCCTCCTAGCGATGATTGAAGACCTGACCGCTAGTCTCTTCCCGGCCCNGAGGGTTTCCAGGTAAAGGATTGCATTCCCTTATTGGAGCGCTCTCTTTAGAGTACATATAAAGGCCGGGGGAACTCGGTTTGAGGGATCCTTAGATGAAAGCTAGGTACTCGTTAGGTATGAGTACTCATCATATACTAGCTTGGCTAGATCCTTCATGCCTAGTCCCGTTAATAGATGGGTGATCAATAGGCTGCCTCCGGCTCCAACGCCCTCCTTAACGTATCCCTCATCGAATTTACGTAGGCCTGGATATGGCGAATCGCTGAAGCTTATATTAGACGCCGCGACTGGTATTCCGATTTGCTTGGATATTGATGCTATATCGGATGACTTATCCATTGCCACCCATGCCGTGGTCGCTATTATCGCATTGCCATCAAACTCGGCCCCCAGTGCCTTAGCTATGGCCGCGACAGCGGTCATTTGAGTGCCGCCCGCCAATATGATTTTTCGATCGCTCTCCAGGGCGCCAATTAAGTACCCAGCCATAGCTATGTGAACCGGGTCCCCAATGCATGCCAGCACTTCATCAATATTAGCGCTGCCGCACTTGCTTAGTCCCTCCTTTACTAGCTTGATCTTTAATTCATGGGGATTATTTGGACTGGCGCTGCTTACCTTGCCGTAGGCATCGTATCCGAGTCCCTCCAGTATGGCGAGTGCAGTTGTTGTTCCGCCGGGTATGGATTCCCCCAATGCATGTATATCCGCGGTCTCACCTATGTTCCTGGCTAATTGCCTGGATTCCTCTAGGAGGCCCCTCGCATTGCTTAGAGGCAATGCCTTTCCGCTATTAACTGGATTAGCGATTATCCTGCTGGGGAGACTCACGTGAGGCACAAGCGGCTCAGCGTGTGCGCCGGCATTTATTATTAAGTGAGGCAATTGTTTTTTCCTCATCATTGCCCTAGTTATTATCGCCGGCGTAGGTAATCCCTCTGGGGTTACTGGGATTACCGGCACTGTCCTCGGCTTACCCAGCTCCAAGTACTCGACATCAAGCGTGGGCGTGAGGAGAGTGCCCTCCGGATCTGGCCCAGCAATGCTTATGCCAGGTATGGTTGACGTTAATGTGCTGCCGATGAAGAATGACCAAAATATGGATGAATGCCTCGCCTCCTCCAGCAGCCTCGCCGCCTTCTCCTTTTCATTTATGTAGAGGATATCCATGTAGACCTCATGTTGATTCATTTTTAAGCATTGAGGCTATGTGGTGACCAAAAGGAATTACATCCGTGATGCATGGAGAAGCTGTGGGGGTCACTCCGTGGGGATTAGTTAAGTTTTTATGGAGGTAATCGTGATGTTACTATGGATCTGCGCGAAGTGAAGAGGAAAGCTGAGATAGCGTACTCTGCTGAGGATGCGGCGCTTAAGTCGCTGCTCGATATAAGTAGGGAAACGGGCGCTGAGGTAAGGGATATATTGATTCAAGTGATTTTCGAAACGGCGCTTCATAGGGAAATAATGAGGGGCATAATTACGGCTGTGGAGTTGACGGAGCAAGCATATGGGGAGTACTTTAAGGGAAGCATGTCTGTGGAGAACGTGAAGCAGGAGTTGCTTAGGCAGGATGAGATAGAGAAGGAGGCATATGAATTATACCTGGATATGGCTAAGACGGAGGAGAATACATTGCTTAGAAACATTTTTGACGCCATAGCGAGAAGCGAGGAGACGCATCACGCATTGATACGATACATCAATGTCAAGCATTAATGGGTCACCTCATTGTTAATGATTGTGGGTAGGTTTATAAGGAGGCACGGCCTCCGCGAGCGATGCGTGCAGGCCTAGTAGCGTTTATTGCCGCATTGATTGCCGGATCATCGCTGCTTCTGGCTAANTACTTGGAGCCAATAATTGTGACCGTGGAGTCCAGCTACATTCATTCAGGNGAATTCGTGTCCTCCTCATTGTTAGGCCAAGTAGTGATTAATGCTGCTTCGGGCTCCGCGTCAATAACCCTAACGCCGCTCTTCTTCGAGTTGAGGATGACCTCGCTTCTCCTCGACGTTATTGGGCTCTCCCTATCCGTTTATCTTTATTCATATATTAGGAGGAAATCATCGTGGAGCAGCGTAGTGGATAAGATGCGTGATCAGCCGCTTCTCTTAATGCCGATAATATTGGTTGCCTCCGCCGTGGTTTTGCTTATTCCAATGCCGGTCACCGTGGCTGCATCAAGCGGATCCATAACCATATTAACAAATATCTACTTCGTAGCCTCGGGCCTCCTATACTTTGCCGGAGTGGCTTTAGCCGTTATCTTGATTAGGTTTTATGGGTATGGGTACGATATATCGTACAGCGTGTTTAATTTTGATATGCTTGACTCGGCCACTATTTATGTGGATCAATTAGATGAGACGCTCGCTGCCTAGATGGCTTTTTATGTTCAATCCACTTAACCTCTAAATTTATAAACGATTATCTGAGGGTTCCGTCTAAGTATGCCTCATAGATCTAGACACAAGAGAGGAAGCAGCGGTTCCACGAGGCCCCCCAACAAATCGCCGCCTCAGTGGTTGAAATACACCTCGGATGAGACCGAGCAATTAATAGTTGAATTATATAGGAGGGGCTTCACTCCATCCCAGATAGGCATAATCCTGAGGGATCAATACGGCATTCCACTAGCCAAGCCAGTGACCGGCCGAAGCATAACCAAGGTCCTCGAGAAGAATAAATTAACGCCGGACATACCGGAGGACTTAATGTCCCTAATAAAGAAGGCCCTAAAGATAAGGAGGCACTTGGATGAGCACCCCAAGGACATGTCGGCAAAGAAGGGGCTAATACTGACTGAGTCCAAGATCCGCCGATTAATAAGNTACTATAAGGGCATAGGCCGATTATCAAGCGACTTCCAGTACTCTCCAGAGAAATTCTCAATAGCTGTATGACATGCAGCCCCTCGACGAGTCAACGCTACTGAGGAGCAGCGATCCTTTATTGATAGTTACAGCGCCCACCACTCACGACGCCCTCCTCGGCTTCTCAATTCTTCTTAACAGGTACGTGCTCGGCCTGGAAACCCACTTCACATTCTCATTATCGATAAACAGCAGGAGAATCGCTGAATTACTTAATCTATATAAGGCATCAGTGCTCATTGGGCTCGAGAATAATGTGCCGAGACTAAGCGCGTCAGACTCATCGCTCATAATATACATCACCGATATTTCCCCCCGCTTCAAGATAGAAGCGCCGAGCAATGTCAAACTCCATGATTGGACGCAGCTACAGTACTTAGGGGGAATAGGGGATAAAGTAGCCACCCTAGCCCTCATCGGCAAAACCCTGGATGATGACTCACCCTACGCCGCATTAACGCGTTTCCAGAAGATAGATAAGAACCTGACTAGGTCAAACGTGCCAGTCGCGTTCTCCATCTCAAGCAATGATCCTCGACTAAGTCTCTGGCCCCTCATAATGAACGAGGTCAACGCGAGCGGCCAATCAATGGAGGTGCTTCGCGTCCTGCTCTCCAGGTTACCCAATGAATTCACAAGCACATACATGGATTATATATTGGTGCCATCAATGTGGTTAGGCAATATAAACCTGGCCAAGCTATACCTATTGGTCGAGGCGCATATGGCCCTTAATTCAAATGATACAGAGGAGGGAAAAATGCCGCGACTCCCGCTGCTTCTCCTAATGAATGCGTGGCGATCCCCCTCGCTGCTAGATGATGAGTTAAACAGGATTGCGAAGCCCTATATCGATCTAGTTAAGTCAACTATCTCAAAAATGCTCTCGGCCTTATCTAGGTCCCGGCAATACGAGTTCATGCTCAGCGATAACCTAGTATTGATTCACAGGATCTGCCAGATCCTGAGTTACCTAGACTCAAGATACGTCGTTAAGCTAGTTCATAGAGCCAGCGCCGCTAAAATGATTTGTGTGCCCGGAAACGCGACTCCCCCCAGCGGGGATATAGCTTTCTATAAGGGAAATAGGTACCTCAGGATAGTTGAGCAAAGCACGACGTAACCCCTCAACCCGGAAATATATAGGCACTAGCACCTTAGGATCCCGGGAACCGTTTTGAGCCGCTCATGTGCATGAACATAACTCGCATCAATGATAAGAACGACAAACCTCGCCCTTTAGGCCTGGGGAGGAGGTGAGAGGCATGTATCTGGGATGAGTGACGGATAGATATGGGCGTTAGTTGAAGATTCGCAGAGCCCCCTATGGGCTGGGCGATTCACTCGTGTGCTCAATGCGTAATAGCCGCCTCAGTTAAAAAGGGGGATGTTGAGTGCCGCTTCCGTGGTTAGTGCTGTGCATATGGAGTATAGGGATCTACGTAAGATACCTTACTTATTGATGTTGATAATGAATGGAGTCAATGATGTGGAGTCAAGGCAGATAAACATAACGAAGGTAGCTGCTCAGCTAGGCACGACGCCTCAAAACTTGTCTAAGATACTTAGGAAACTGGAGTCAGACGGCATAATAAGTAGGTCACCCGGCGATAAGATAGAGGTAAGATTAACCCCCAAGGGAAGCGAGTTATTGAAGCAAGTGATAACCCTGATCGGCCAGTACCTTGGCCAGTCACTAACCGTGATGTTGAGGGGTCGAGTCGTATCCGGGCTTGGGGAGGGCAGGTTCTATATGAGCCTTGAGGGATATAGGAAGCAATTCGTGGAGAGGCTAGGCATAAATCCATACCCAGGCACATTAAACGTGAAGATAAATGATGAATACATAAGGGAGAGAATATACTTGGAGAAGCTGCCCGGCATAATAATTGAGGGATTCAGGAACGGCAGTAGGTCGTATGGCTCAGTCAAGTGCTTTAAGTGCAGCATAAGCGGCATTCCATGCGCAATGCTGATAATTGAGCGCACGCATCATGGGCCCGAGGTCGTTGAAATAGTTGCCGAGAAGAATCTGCGGGAAACCCTTGGCTTAATTGATGGGAGTGAAGTCGAGATAACGGTCAATATATGATAAGGCCATTGCCTGATGCGGTCTTTCCACTTGGAAATATTTATGTCGAGGCGGCCAGGTAATGAAGTGCTATATTAATTAAGCGGAGTTACCGCTTGTTTCCCGTGGAGTACTGGATCAAGCTGGATGAGTGCATTAATCCCTGGTGCGTTGCGTCTGGTTCCTGGATTCTACGCGAGTTATCCCCGACTCTATCAATTGATGATGGGACACCGGTGTTTGAGGGGGAACCCATTGCTGTACTGAAAGATCCGAAGTGGGAAGCGGTGTATGGCATGCTGCTTAAACTAAACGTGGCCATATCAACCGCATCGATCATCCTCTATGCCAAGATGATGAGCGGCCTGCCGATCTATGTTTACTTATCCCAATTGGCGTGGCCCTGGAGCGACTCAGTTAGGGCAGGAGTATCCGGGGGCTTGGATGGGGTTCTCAGCGACGTGCCGAGCGGCATTGAACCAAATGTTGGGCTTCCCCTCATGAGGATGGGCGACTTCAAGCACATTCGCGACTTCGATTCATCCAGTAAAGGCGTCATCATAAGAATGCGCACAGCTATTTCCCTCAAGGAATTAAGGAGCGCCTTAATGGATGTGATTTACCCCATTAATCCCAATGCGATTGTATTGGTTGAGACGACTCTAGATGCATTGAGGAGAAATAAGAAGGAAGCGGAGGCAATCCGCGACTCCGTGGATGGACTCCTAATTAATCCCCTCGGGCTAGTGTCAAGCCTCTCCATATCCCCGGCGCGCCCAATTAATCTCTATAGGTGCAGGTCCTGCTACATCGATTACGAGAGCGAGTCAATCATGAAGAAGTGCCCCAAGTGCCAAGGCAGGTTAGTGCCGCTTCTTCACGGGCGAGTCACCGAGGTCAGCGACGTAAATAAGTTAAGGGCGCGCGCCTTAACTAATTTAAAGTATTTAAGGAACGCAGCCGCTCAAGTAGTGCCATCCAGGTGGTTCACATTCAAAGACGCCTAGACCTAGCGCGGTTCCTGAGGGAGGATTCATTTATTCGATCAATACAGGACAAGGGTCTCCAGGTTCTCTTCGTCGCTGAGGAGAAGGGGGAGGACGAGCAATTAATGGATCTAAGCAGTGTAGAACTGGATCCACGCATAAGGAATGCATTGCTGGGGCTCGGCATTAAGGGGCTCTATAGGCATCAGGTCGAAGCCATTGAGAGGATAATAAATGGGGAAAACACCATAATAGTGTCCCCCACTGGCACAGGCAAGACCGAGGCCTTCATAATTCCCCTCATACATAGATCATTGAGAAATGGGGAGAGGCATATGCTGATTTACCCAACTAAGGCATTGGCGCGGGACCAGGGACGCCGCCTCAATCCCTTGCTCATGGCCATGGGCGCCAAGGCCGCGGTCTATGATGGTGACTCCCCCAACGAGGAGCGCGCGGCCATGTATGGAGGCACTGCTCCCCTCATCTTGACTAATCCAGATATGATAAATGTAGCCATGCAGCACGTGGCGGAGTTTAGGCTGGCATTAAGCCAGGTAAGGTACGTGGTCCTGGATGAGTTTCACATATATAATGGCGTTCTTGGGACCCATGCGTATTACTTGATTAGGAGGATGAAGCGAGTGAATCCAGGGCTTAGATTCATTGCGGCCACGGCCACTATTGGGAACCCGCTGGAGCACTTTACCCGCATAATAGGGGAACCCGCTTCCCTGGTTCAGGGGCCTCAACGCCGTCGAGGCGTGGTGAGGCATGTCTTGATTAAGCCCATTGGGGTAAGTAGGTTACAGGCAGCCACTAGAGTGATCGAGCGGTGCCTGGAGGCAGGCATGTCCTGCATAATGTTCGCCGATAGCCATAGGCTAGTGGAGCTGGCTAAGCTTATTCTGGATAAGGGGAAGTGGGGGAGCCAGGTACGGGTTCACAGGGCTGGGTTAAGCGTTGAGGAGAGGCATGAGGCGGAGGATGACTTCAAGGCCGGCAAGGTACGCGCGCTCCTAGCCACTCCAACGCTGGAGCTGGGGATTGATGTGGGGAGCATTGATGCCGTGGTGCTTGCAACTACTCCGCCCAGCTTCTCGAAGTACATGCAGAGGAGCGGTAGGGCGGGCAGGATGGGGCAATTATCCTACGTTATCCAGGTATTGGGCGATGATCCAATGAGCACTTATTACGCCAGGCACCCAGCCGAGTTTTATGGGAGGAGCCCTGAACCAATGTATAGTGAACCCAATAATAGTGATATAGCGTCGCTTCACCTGCTCGCTGCCTCGATTGAGAGTGACTTAACGCTGGGCGACTTGAATGAATTCGAGCTTGGCGTTATTGATGAATTAATTGGGCGCGGATTGGTTGCGGTGAGGAGTGAGCGAGTGATTCCAACGCTTCTGGGGAGACAATTACTGCGCCGCTTTGTGACGATTAGGGGCAGTGGGGATGTGGTTAAGATAAGGAGCGGGAACCACACGCTGGGATATAGGGAATTACCCATGGCGCTGCGGGAGCTCCATAAGGGAGCTATTTACCTGCATGGCGGCCGCGCATATGAGGTTCTGGATCTGAGGCTTGACTTAAGGTTGGCAATAGTTAAGCCAACTAATGCGGGCTTCACCACTAAGCCCCTCTACACCACGTTTCCCCGCGTCGTGAGGATCATTGAGGAAACCAAATTAATGGAGNCCCCGGTTCACTACGCTGAACTGGAGATCACTGAGACAGTGGTGGGCTTCGTTAAGAGAGGCCTTGGGAGGGATACCTCGCTTGGGGAGGAAGCCATTGAGCCCGTATCCTACGGCTTCAGGACGAGGGGACTAGTTCTTTACCTACCCCAGTACCAATTCTCCAACTTCGAGGCGNAGAATATGCTGGAGAGCGCTAAGGCGTATCACGCGGTTGAGCACGTATTAATATCCGCCGGGGAACTAGTTGTTAATGCGGCGCCAACGGATATGGGCGGCGTCTCTCTGCCGACTGGCCACGTCGTGATATATGACGCGCACCCCGGTGGTTCCGGCGTAACGAGGCTCCTCATGGATAGGTTAGGGGATGCATTGAGGATGGCGGGCGAGATAGTGTCTACCTGTAATTGCGAGGATGGTTGCCCCAAGTGCATTTACTCTCCATACTGCGGCAATAATAATAGATTCCTCTCCAGGCATAACGCTATTAAGATAATAGACCTAGTTAAGCGGGGCTCTTCCTCAACAGCAACGCCCCTACCCAATATAGATACCTATGCATAACACTCGACTACCTCCCATTGGTCATACTCATTATTGAAATTAATTGTCCCTCATAATGCATCCAGTGATGGATTTAATGATAAAACGATCGGCGAACCTCGCCCTTTAGGGCGGGGAGGAGGTCAGTGGATTTGAGAATATTAATGTAAATTGGATGGAGCTATTGTAGTTGCTGTATTGTGCCGTGGGCTATTAGGAGCATTATTCCCGGTATTAATCCGCTGAATATTAGGGCGATTATGCCCCAGGCAATGGAGTTCATCGACTTCAGGGTAGCTACGTCACCGGCATTGGCTGCCTTATACATCTTATAAATCCTCACGGTGACCACTATGGAGATAATGAAGAATATAAGGAAAATAATGCCATATGTAATAAACATGCCCATGATTACCGTGACGGGAGCGCCAGGAGCGACTAAATAGAAGGCTGGCACTATTGCCAGCATGTATATTGTAGCTATTAGGAAGCCTATCAGTGCCAGGATCGCGAATATTAAGCCCACAAGCAGCTCCGTTCTTATGCTGCCTAAGGCTGGATTCTGTGGTTGATTGGACATAACAATAGACTATTGTCCTAAGTTTTTAAGTTTTACTGTAAATGTAAAAATCACATGTTAATTAATAAAATCATAGTTATATTATTAAATTAATAAACATTTAATAATTTAACGATTTAATGATACTATTTTATTAATTAACATGAATTATTACGAGAAATGATGGCCATCCTCTAATAAAGCAAAGTTGGGCTGTCGATTAAATTTAGTTGAATGGGTTTTCATAATGGGAGTGGTTCACTTGTTCAATTTTAAAACACATATCATAAAAACGTGAATTCAGATATTAAGGCTTTCTTCTGGTGCGGGGGGTTGGAATTTGAACCCACGCAGGCCTACGCCAACGGATCTTAAGTACACTAATATTCATGATGCACGACCAAGGTGATATTCTCTAAAAAC is a genomic window of Thermocladium sp. ECH_B containing:
- a CDS encoding riboflavin kinase, coding for MLSAASVVSAVHMEYRDLRKIPYLLMLIMNGVNDVESRQINITKVAAQLGTTPQNLSKILRKLESDGIISRSPGDKIEVRLTPKGSELLKQVITLIGQYLGQSLTVMLRGRVVSGLGEGRFYMSLEGYRKQFVERLGINPYPGTLNVKINDEYIRERIYLEKLPGIIIEGFRNGSRSYGSVKCFKCSISGIPCAMLIIERTHHGPEVVEIVAEKNLRETLGLIDGSEVEITVNI
- a CDS encoding 30S ribosomal protein S15, which encodes MPHRSRHKRGSSGSTRPPNKSPPQWLKYTSDETEQLIVELYRRGFTPSQIGIILRDQYGIPLAKPVTGRSITKVLEKNKLTPDIPEDLMSLIKKALKIRRHLDEHPKDMSAKKGLILTESKIRRLIXYYKGIGRLSSDFQYSPEKFSIAV